One region of Etheostoma spectabile isolate EspeVRDwgs_2016 chromosome 21, UIUC_Espe_1.0, whole genome shotgun sequence genomic DNA includes:
- the LOC116671298 gene encoding mucin-13 produces the protein MAQKFKRLSVLWLIVVCLEVTTTTKPSEVTTPTATADPDGPSTTPTTTTATTTPAPTTTKLPDPCFGNTCGDGSTCVPRFNQSFACLCLAGENYXXXXYDSRRCESAKVFPGQLTLSGITYNENMSDNTSPEFEVVSKAITKELSNVFKDSVGYSKSTVLALGPNKASKVWSRSETGVKADVEILFSEQAEITTAQVTETMKAASSGEGVLKGAVFEGTDLCKKKPCDESSTTCKWTDGLSTCTCSNNYIETDFSTKLCIACPSGQKAEGSKKCVNCQFGYSGFNCTESWKLVLVIVGSVLGGLLLITLILLPIVARKSSKKSSKMNKNADIGKPYVSHPPANKPLVNSSLANSQATSVNRQANGLSAFANGGVPRIPRATTTTSWDSRTNLEMTPNTSRQNLIPVGRNSRYYDDHDDNQYAQAPSQTNPYAQNRPEVNPYAQNRGNSNPYYMHDDERRLN, from the exons ATGGCTCAAAAATTCAAACGCCTCTCTGTTCTTTGGCTAATTGTGGTGTGTCTTG AAGTTACCACCACTACAAAACCTTCAGAAGTTACCACGCCAACGGCAACAGCAGATCCGGATGGTCCATCCACAACACCAACAACTACTACTGCAACAACTACACCAGCTCCTACAACAACAAAGCTTCCTG ACCCTTGTTTTGGAAACACATGTGGCGATGGGAGCACCTGTGTGCCTCGTTTCAATCAAAGCTTTGCATGCTTGTGCTTGGCTGGTGAGAACTACANNNNNNNNNNTTATGACAGCAGAAGATGTGAGAGTG CTAAAGTTTTTCCTGGACAACTAACCCTGTCTGGAATAACTTACAATGAAAACATGTCTGACAATACATCACCAGAATTTGAAGTTGTCTCAAAAGCTATTACTAAAGAG CTGTCGAATGTTTTCAAAGACTCGGTGGGTTACTCTAAATCTACAGTCTTAGCACTCGG GCCCAATAAAGCCAGTAAAGTTTGGTCAAGGTCTGAAACTGGGGTCAAAGCAGATGTAGAGATCCTCTTCTCAGAACAGGCTGAAATCACAACAGCACAAGTTACAGAGACGATGAAAGCAGCCAGCAGTGGAGAAGGTGTTCTGAAAGGTGCAGTCTTTGAAG gtacAGACCTGTGTAAAAAGAAGCCCTGTGATGAGAGCAGTACAACGTGCAAATGGACAGATGGATTGTCTACCTGCACCTGTTCGAACAATTATATTGAAACGGACTTCTCTACCAAACTTTGCATTG CTTGTCCCAGCGGTCAAAAAGCTGAGGGTTCCAAAAAATGTGTCAA TTGTCAATTTGGTTATTCTGGTTTTAACTGTACTGAAT CATGGAAGCTGGTGCTGGTAATTGTTGGCTCTGTGCTCGGGGGACTGCTGCTCATCACACTCATTCTTCTGCCTATAGTGGCACGCAA aTCCTCAAAGAAAAGCTCCAAGATGAACAAAAATGCAGACATTGGGAAGCCTTACGTTAGCCACCCTCCTGCCAATAAACCATTGGTTAACAGTAGCTTAGCCAACAGCCAGGCAACCTCTGTTAACAGGCAAGCCAATGGCCTGTCAGCCTTTGCCAATGGTGGGGTGCCCAGGATCCCACGGGCCACAACCACCACCAGCTGGGACAGCAGGACCAACCTGGAGATGACTCCAAACACCAGCCGGCAAAACTTGATCCCTGTGGGGAGGAACTCT CGTTACTACGACGACCATGATGACAATCAGTATGCTCAGGCTCCCTCCCAGACTAACCCCTATGCCCAGAATCGACCTGAGGTCAACCCATATGCTCAGAACCGAGGCAACAGCAATCCATACTACATGCACGACGATGAAAGAAGGTTGAATTAA